From the Nonlabens marinus S1-08 genome, one window contains:
- a CDS encoding TonB-dependent receptor family protein — protein MHSQIDSLETVRIQVAAPVDLQNTTVDLPFSISTRNFKGSQTAKQQLSLDEYLYGIPGLFVLNRNNYSQDLRISLRGFGARSAFGIRGIKIVVDGIPETTPDGQGQIDNLTLGLIDNLQVLRGPASLLYGNAGGGVININTVSQIDSTYIEAGAVAGNFGMNKFDLTSGIKHDAGVSVISFSRTSSEGYRDFSGFETNQFNWKSAFDLKNDNNFSIQLNYTDSPFALDAGGLTLSEVKQDRRQARDRNVQFDSQEQVRQLKTGVSYDQSWGNLSLQTYGFYSYRDFDNKLPFESGGQVQLYRNYYGQGSYLTYDSQNDRLKNKFQIGYSLAFQADQRLRYDNMDGDRGALDFNQLETYNNYGFYAVDRLSIGQWNILGGLRYDINNLKAEVRSGDDNSGSQNLNSWSGSAGINYELNPSQRFFANVATSFETPALSELSSNPDGSSGFNPDLTPQKAVNYEVGFKSQESALQYSAAVFYIQTTDDLVPFEQAQFPGRTFYRNAGSTQRYGLELSATAAITQNLAVNASYTYSDFAYADYNLDGQDLEGKLLPGIPKHLASLGLTYQVENGLFLQLNTTYRGALFADDLNDAKIKDALISDLSASYPLQLGNTRFTVLGGVNNLFNSSYFDNVRINAFGGRFYEPAPGVHVYAGLRVRI, from the coding sequence ATGCACTCGCAAATTGATAGTCTGGAAACTGTAAGAATTCAAGTGGCCGCTCCTGTCGATTTACAAAACACTACCGTAGACTTGCCATTTTCTATCAGCACTAGGAACTTTAAAGGTTCACAAACTGCAAAACAGCAACTTTCTTTAGATGAATACCTATATGGAATCCCTGGACTGTTTGTGCTTAATAGGAACAATTATTCCCAAGACTTGAGAATTTCTTTAAGAGGTTTTGGAGCACGGTCAGCCTTCGGGATACGAGGAATAAAGATCGTAGTAGATGGTATACCAGAAACTACTCCAGATGGGCAAGGGCAAATTGACAACCTAACTCTAGGACTTATTGATAATCTACAGGTATTGAGAGGGCCAGCTTCATTACTTTATGGAAATGCCGGAGGAGGAGTGATCAATATCAATACTGTTTCTCAAATCGACAGTACCTATATTGAGGCTGGAGCAGTCGCAGGAAATTTTGGGATGAACAAATTTGACCTGACTTCTGGTATCAAGCATGATGCAGGAGTAAGTGTCATTTCATTTTCCAGAACCTCTAGTGAGGGTTATAGAGATTTTAGCGGTTTTGAAACCAATCAATTCAATTGGAAATCAGCCTTTGATTTAAAAAATGACAACAATTTTAGTATACAATTAAATTATACAGATAGTCCTTTTGCGCTAGATGCTGGAGGATTAACCTTGAGCGAGGTGAAGCAAGATCGACGACAGGCTAGAGATCGTAATGTTCAGTTTGATAGTCAAGAACAAGTTAGACAACTCAAAACAGGGGTTTCTTATGATCAAAGTTGGGGGAACCTGTCGCTTCAAACCTATGGGTTTTATTCCTATCGGGATTTTGACAATAAGTTGCCTTTTGAGTCTGGCGGTCAGGTGCAGTTATACCGCAATTATTATGGGCAAGGCAGTTATTTGACCTACGATTCTCAAAATGACCGACTAAAAAACAAGTTTCAAATAGGTTATTCATTAGCGTTTCAAGCAGACCAGCGGTTGCGATATGATAATATGGATGGCGATCGAGGCGCACTTGATTTTAATCAGTTGGAAACTTATAATAATTATGGTTTTTATGCGGTCGACCGTCTAAGCATTGGCCAGTGGAACATATTAGGTGGATTAAGGTATGACATCAATAATTTGAAAGCAGAAGTTCGATCAGGTGATGACAATAGCGGTTCTCAAAATTTAAACAGTTGGAGCGGGAGCGCAGGAATTAACTATGAACTGAATCCATCACAACGTTTTTTTGCTAATGTTGCGACCAGCTTTGAAACTCCAGCGCTCAGTGAGCTTTCTTCCAATCCCGATGGAAGTTCAGGATTCAATCCTGATCTAACCCCTCAAAAAGCCGTAAATTATGAGGTAGGATTCAAGAGTCAAGAGTCAGCATTACAATATTCCGCTGCGGTGTTTTACATCCAGACTACAGATGATCTGGTTCCTTTTGAACAGGCTCAATTTCCAGGAAGAACATTTTATCGCAATGCAGGAAGTACCCAACGCTATGGTTTAGAGCTTTCTGCCACAGCCGCTATTACCCAAAACCTTGCCGTCAATGCCAGTTATACCTATTCTGATTTTGCCTATGCAGACTACAATCTGGACGGTCAAGACCTGGAAGGAAAACTGCTGCCCGGAATCCCTAAACATCTAGCAAGCCTAGGTTTGACCTACCAAGTCGAGAATGGATTGTTCCTTCAACTTAATACCACGTATCGAGGTGCGCTGTTTGCCGATGATCTGAACGATGCTAAAATTAAAGATGCTCTAATTTCTGATTTGAGCGCAAGC